GGCTTTTATTAGATATTCACGGGCAGCACGATAACCAGCTGTTAATGGAAGACGAAAATCATCTCCAGCTGTTGGACAAGTTTGCCGGAGCCGAAGCGGAAAGCGCGCTTCAAGCGTATCAGGAAGGGTATCAACGATATATGAAGCTGCTTAAAAAGCTAAAGCAGCTTTCTGAAAGCGAACAGGAAATGGCCCACCGTCTTGATCTCATTCAATTTCAGCTTGAAGAAATTGAATCGGCCAAGCTCGAGCTTAATGAAGATGAACAGCTTCAGGAAGAGCGCCAGCAATTTTCAAATTTTGAAAAGATCTATGAATCGCTGCAAAATGCATATAATGCGCTTCGAAGCGAGCAGGGCGGACTGGATTGGGTCGGAATGGCTTCAGCGCAGCTTGAAGATATATCCGATATTAACGAACCGCTGAAAAAGCTGTCTGAAAATGTGTCGAACTCCTACTATCTTTTGGAGGACGCTACATTTCAGATGAGAAATATGCTGGATGAGCTTGAATATGATCCGGAACGCCTGAATGATATTGAGACGCGTCTTAATGAAATCAAACAGCTGAAACGAAAATACGGTGCGTCTGTTGAGGATATTTTGGAATACGCTTCTAAAATTGAAGAAGAGATTGACCAAATAGAAAATAGAGACAGCCACCTTCAAAGTGTGAAGAAGGAGCTTGATTCAGTCGGCAAAGATGTCGCAGTGGAAGCGGAAAATGTTTCAAAAATCCGCAAAACATGGGCGAAAAAGCTGGCTGATGAGATTCATCGGGAATTAAAAAGCCTCTATATGGAAAAAACAACTTTTGATACGGAATTTAAGGTCAGAACAGCGCCCCGAAATGAAGAGGCGCCAATTGTAAACGGCCA
The Bacillus vallismortis genome window above contains:
- the recN gene encoding DNA repair protein RecN gives rise to the protein MLAELSIKNFAIIEELTVSFERGLTVLTGETGAGKSIIIDAISLLVGGRGSSEFVRYGEAKAELEGLFLLESGHPVFEVCAEQGIDVSDEMIIMRRDISTSGKSVCRINGKLVTIASLREIGRLLLDIHGQHDNQLLMEDENHLQLLDKFAGAEAESALQAYQEGYQRYMKLLKKLKQLSESEQEMAHRLDLIQFQLEEIESAKLELNEDEQLQEERQQFSNFEKIYESLQNAYNALRSEQGGLDWVGMASAQLEDISDINEPLKKLSENVSNSYYLLEDATFQMRNMLDELEYDPERLNDIETRLNEIKQLKRKYGASVEDILEYASKIEEEIDQIENRDSHLQSVKKELDSVGKDVAVEAENVSKIRKTWAKKLADEIHRELKSLYMEKTTFDTEFKVRTAPRNEEAPIVNGQPVQLTEQGIDLVKFLISTNTGEPLKSLSKVASGGELSRVMLAMKSIFSSQQDVTSIIFDEVDTGVSGRVAQAIAEKIHKVSIGSQVLCITHLPQVAAMADTHLYIAKELKDGRTTTHVKPLSKQEKVTEIGRMIAGVEVTDVTKRHAKELLRQADQVKTTG